The Blautia obeum ATCC 29174 region ATATCGCGTTTATTATAAACGATTAAAAAGTGGTTGTCGATAGAAATGTTATATATTTAACGCAAAACTTTATAAAGTTACCATGTGTAATTGCTAAAATTCCATATGATACAGTGCATAAATATGTAAAAGACTGAGCAGAATTTCACTAAGCAGAAGTCCATACAGATATCCACGTATACCAAGGACGGGGATGGCAAATATTACGAAAGAGATTCGGAGAAGAATCCCGAGAACACTGTGAACGAGTGTTGTTCCGGTTTTTCCCAGACCATTCAAAATACTGGTAAGTGCAATATTTGTATAAAGAAACGGACAGATAAATGAAAGTGTACGAATGTAGAGTCCGGCATCTGTATTATGGAAAAGTATGGTTCCGGCAAAATTTCCCCCAAAGTAAAAAACGGTGGTGCATAAAGATCCGAGAAGGATACAGGCAGCACAGGTGGTACGTGTGATATAGCGGATTTTTCTGCGGTGTCCAAGTGCCTGCATTTCTGCAACAGAGGGCATCAGAATGACAGATGCAGAGCTGGTAACGGTAGAAGGAAAAAGAATGCAGGGAAGAGCCATTCCGGTAAAAACTCCATAGAGACTCAAAGCTTCGGATGGAGAGAGACCATACATACGGAGACACTGGGGAATCAATACAACTTCGATGGCGGTCAGTACAGAGAGAAGAAGCCGGTTCAGAGTCAGGGGAAGTGCCATATGCCCGATCTCAGATATTTTTTGCACAGGTTTTTCTATATGATGTGAAGATACAGAACTGTTCAGACTTATACAGATAAAAGAACACAGAGCAGCGGCAAGCTCTGAGAGAAAACTTCCTGCAACTGCAATCATTGCGGTGACAGCAATATTGCGGGATAGACAGATCTGCCAGAGCAGACAGGTGGAAAAAATACGGACGGCCTGTTCCAGAATCTGTGTGGCAGCGGGAAAAGAAGCTTTTTTTAGTCCAAGATAGTAGCTATTAACACAGAGATGGACGGAAGCAAAGGGAAAACTTAGGGCGAGCAGGCGAATCAGTGATTCAGTAGCCGGTTCCTTTAAAATCTGTACAGCAAAAAAATGAGAAAAAGTAAAAATGCTCCATGCGGCCATGCCGGAGAGAAAAAGAGCAAGAAAGGTACCAATGCGGAAACAGTCCTGCGCTTCTTTTTTTTCTCCAAGTGCCGTGTGAGAGGATATCAGGCGGGAGAGTGATGTCTGAATCCCGAAGGTGGTCATGGCAAGAACCAGATGCTGCAGAGGAACAACCAGCTGATACAGACCGATTCCTTCTGCACCAATGGTATGTGAAAGGAATATTCTATAAAAGAAGCCCATAATACGGCTGATCAGGCCAGCAGAAGTCAGAAGGAAAGTTCCTTTGAAAAATCGTTCTTTCGACATGAAAAACGTCCTGTGGCTTTTTTGACAGTATATGCAGAAAACCTCCTTGACAGAACAGAGGGTTTCTGCTAAAGTATGACTTGAAATAAATCCGACGAAAACACTAGGAATTAAAGAGGTGAGTGGATGAAACTGTCAACAAGGGCAAGATACGGTCTCAAAGCATTGATTGATCTGGGTCTGCATTGTGAAACAGAAGCCGTTTCCATTCAGAGTATTGCAAGCCGACAGAATATCTCAGACAGCTATCTGGAGCAGCTTATGGCGAAGCTTAAGAAGGCTGGTCTGGTGGATAGTACCAGAGGTGCCGGTGGTGGTTACCGGCTGGGACGACCGGCAGCAGAGATTTCCGTGGGTGATGTCCTGAGGGTTCTGGAGGGAAGTCTGGAAGCTGCACAGTGTTCCGGAATGGAAGATGAGAGCACCTGTGAGAATCACGATATCTGCGTGACGAAATATGTGTGGAAACGAATCAACGACAGTATTACACAGGCGGTAGATACTATGATGCTGGATCAGTTGATTGAAGAAAGCCGGAAAAAACAACAGGAAAAAATGTAAAATTTCATTTTTTAAGCAGGAGGAAAAAACATGAGTAAATTAATATATCTGGATAACGCAGCAACAACCAAAACTGCTCCGGAAGTTCTTGATGCAATGCTTCCGTATTTTTCTGAATATTATGGAAATCCTTCCAGTATCTATGATTTTGCACAGAAGAGCAAAGAGGCTGTAACAAAAGGAAGACAGCAGATTGCAGATGCACTGAATACCAGAAAAGAAGATATTTATTTTACAGCAGGCGGAAGTGAGGCAGATAACTGGGCACTTAAGGCTACCTTTGAAGCATACAAGTCCAAAGGTAATCACATTATTACAACCAAGATCGAGCATCATGCTATTCTGCATACATGTGAATATCTGGAAAAAGAAAGAGGAGCAAAGATCACATATCTTGATGTGGATGAGAATGGAGTTGTCCGTCTGGATGAACTGGAAAAAGCAATCACACCGGAAACCATCCTTATTTCTGTAATGTTTGCAAACAATGAGATCGGAACCATTCAGCCAATCAAAGAAATTGGACGTATTGCCAAAGAACATGGCATCCTGTTCCATACAGATGCAGTTCAGGCATTTGGCCAGGTACCGATCGATGTGGATGAATACAACATTGATATGCTGAGCTCCAGTGGACACAAGATTAATGGACCGAAAGGAATCGGCTTCCTTTATATTCGTAAAGGTGTCAAGATCAAATCCTTTGTACATGGAGGCGCACAGGAACGTAAACGTCGTGCAGGTACAGAGAATGTTCCTGGAATTGTTGGATATGGTGCAGCAGCAGAACGTGCAGTAAGAACTATGAAAGAACGTACTGCTAAGGAAATCGAGCTGAGAGATTACCTGATCAATCGCCTGACTACTGAGATTCCATATTCCAGACTGAATGGTGACAAAGTAAGACGTCTTCCGAACAATGTAAACGTAAGTTTCCAGTTCATTGAAGGAGAATCTATGCTTCTGATGCTTGACCAGAACGGCATCTGCGGTTCCAGTGGATCTGCATGCACATCAGGTTCTCTGGATCCGTCTCATGTACTTCTTGCGATCGGTGTACCGCATGAGGTTGCACATGGCTCTCTGAGACTTACTTTAAGCGATGAGACAACAAAAGAAGATCTTGATTTTACAGTAGATAAACTGAAAGAAATTGTACAGTATCTGAGAAGTATGTCTCCATTATATGAAGATTTTATCAAGAAACATCAGCAGTAATAAATAAAAGTGTTTATCAAGGGCAGACGATGATAGACCGAAGAAAATAAGAAGAAAATAACAGGAGGAAGTTATATTATGTACAGTGAAAAAGTTATGGATCATTTTCAGCATCCAAGAAATGTAGGAGAAATCGAAAACGCAAGTGGTGTAGGAACCGTTGGTAACGCTAAATGTGGCGATATCATGAGAATGTTCCTTGATATCGATGATAAGACTCATATCATCAAAGAATGCAAATTCAAAACATTTGGCTGTGGTGCTGCTGTTGCAACCAGCAGTATGGCAACAGAGATGGTAAAAGGAAAAACTATCGAAGAGGCAATGCAGATCACAAATAAAGCCGTTATGGAAGCTCTGGACGGACTTCCGCCGGTCAAAGTACACTGCTCACTTCTTGCAGAAGAAGCAATCCATGCTGCACTGTGGGATTATGCACAGAAACATGGAATCGTGATCGAGGGACTGGACAAACCAAAGTCTGACATCAGTGAGGGTGAAGAGGAAGAAGAATATTAATAAATTCGGCTGTGAGGGGGAGAATGCCAACGGTAAAATAGAGAATGCTGTTTGGAAATATTAATTTGTAGCAAACAGTAAATTGTGAGGTGAAATGTTGACAGGACTTACAGATGAACAGGTAAATGAGCGAATCGCAGAAGGCAAGGTTAATGCGGACGAGAATCCGAATACCCGGACCTATAAGCAGATCATAAGAGAAAACACACTGACATTTTTCAACTTTCTGAACCTTGTACTTCTGGTGCTTGTACTTCTGGTTGGCTCTTATAAGAATGCATTTTTTGTATGTATCATTGTTATCAATACCCTGATCGGTATTGCACAGGAGATACGTGCCAAGAAAACAATCGATAAGCTGGCAATCCTTACAGCGAGAAAATCAGTTGTTATCCGTGAAGGACAGAAATGGACCGTTCCGACAGAAGAACTGGTACTGGATGACGTGGTCTGTCTCAAGACCGGTGATCAGGTACCGGCAGATGCGAGGGTGCTTGAAGGCAGTGTAGAGGTCAATGAATCTCTTTTGACTGGTGAATCAGACAATCTTCCCAAGAATGTGGGAGATGAGCTTTTTTCCGGAAGTTTTGTGACTTCCGGAGAGGCAAACTGTCAGATCATCCATGTCGGAAAGGACAACTATGCAGCCCAGATCACCAGTGAGGCAAAAGAATTCAAGCGTCACAATTCAGAACTGAAGAATTCTCTGAATGCGATTCTGAAGGTGATCAGTATCATTATTGTACCGATTGGAGCATTGTTGTTTTACAAGCAGTACTATATTGTTGGAGATACATTTAAGGATTCTATCGTAAGTATGGTAGCCGGAGTCCTTGGTATGATCCCGGAAGGCCTTGTTCTTCTGACCAGCGTTGCACTGACACTTGGAGCACTTGTCCTTGCTAATAAGAAGACACTGGTGCAGGAGCTCTATTGTATTGAGACGCTTGCCAGAGTTGACACACTTTGTCTGGACAAGACT contains the following coding sequences:
- the nifS gene encoding cysteine desulfurase NifS, whose protein sequence is MSKLIYLDNAATTKTAPEVLDAMLPYFSEYYGNPSSIYDFAQKSKEAVTKGRQQIADALNTRKEDIYFTAGGSEADNWALKATFEAYKSKGNHIITTKIEHHAILHTCEYLEKERGAKITYLDVDENGVVRLDELEKAITPETILISVMFANNEIGTIQPIKEIGRIAKEHGILFHTDAVQAFGQVPIDVDEYNIDMLSSSGHKINGPKGIGFLYIRKGVKIKSFVHGGAQERKRRAGTENVPGIVGYGAAAERAVRTMKERTAKEIELRDYLINRLTTEIPYSRLNGDKVRRLPNNVNVSFQFIEGESMLLMLDQNGICGSSGSACTSGSLDPSHVLLAIGVPHEVAHGSLRLTLSDETTKEDLDFTVDKLKEIVQYLRSMSPLYEDFIKKHQQ
- the nifU gene encoding Fe-S cluster assembly scaffold protein NifU, which produces MYSEKVMDHFQHPRNVGEIENASGVGTVGNAKCGDIMRMFLDIDDKTHIIKECKFKTFGCGAAVATSSMATEMVKGKTIEEAMQITNKAVMEALDGLPPVKVHCSLLAEEAIHAALWDYAQKHGIVIEGLDKPKSDISEGEEEEEY
- a CDS encoding oligosaccharide flippase family protein, which gives rise to MSKERFFKGTFLLTSAGLISRIMGFFYRIFLSHTIGAEGIGLYQLVVPLQHLVLAMTTFGIQTSLSRLISSHTALGEKKEAQDCFRIGTFLALFLSGMAAWSIFTFSHFFAVQILKEPATESLIRLLALSFPFASVHLCVNSYYLGLKKASFPAATQILEQAVRIFSTCLLWQICLSRNIAVTAMIAVAGSFLSELAAALCSFICISLNSSVSSHHIEKPVQKISEIGHMALPLTLNRLLLSVLTAIEVVLIPQCLRMYGLSPSEALSLYGVFTGMALPCILFPSTVTSSASVILMPSVAEMQALGHRRKIRYITRTTCAACILLGSLCTTVFYFGGNFAGTILFHNTDAGLYIRTLSFICPFLYTNIALTSILNGLGKTGTTLVHSVLGILLRISFVIFAIPVLGIRGYLYGLLLSEILLSLLHIYALYHMEF
- a CDS encoding RrF2 family transcriptional regulator is translated as MKLSTRARYGLKALIDLGLHCETEAVSIQSIASRQNISDSYLEQLMAKLKKAGLVDSTRGAGGGYRLGRPAAEISVGDVLRVLEGSLEAAQCSGMEDESTCENHDICVTKYVWKRINDSITQAVDTMMLDQLIEESRKKQQEKM